The Primulina huaijiensis isolate GDHJ02 chromosome 10, ASM1229523v2, whole genome shotgun sequence region tttttttttctataagaAAAGGTTGCTGAGGAGGATAAACTGATTTTTGAATCAATCCAGAAAAAAGTTTATATGTTCTTTCTAGAACAGaaatataatcaataataaaagttttaaaacatcaaggaacaaaatgtattaatttgttttgattttcacaaaatttataaaattatgtaacAATATATGTAAATTCTTCttcaaagaaatttttaaaataccaatctctgaaagatttCTATTTGGGTAGataaaattctgcattgatctTCGCTCTAGCACGAGATCCTTTAGTAGAATCAATTTTAAAGGTTTTATCCATTAAATACTGAAATTCATTTGTGAAACTGTATCAGTTTCTCTAACTTTCTGAAAATTACTTTcatgaacaatattattttgatttataattaaatcatcTACTGTATCTTGTACAGAAGATTCTTCTTCTCTTATCTGAGAAGTAGAAGCTCTAGAAGTCTGTGGAATACccaccatataatctagaggtgaaataaaaaaatgactagatcttgatctaccataaacagaagagggtaataatcttctttattcattattaaactgtatttgaacagatcctttattattttgaataacttgctgtaaatctctatttattataggatttctaggaACAGCTTGCTCAATTATCCAATGTTctggaaattctatttcttcccattttatagatctacgagttgtaatattagatctattaaaattagtttctataagaatagtttcatttaatttttttatctattcttttacacataggattaagtgtaaataatggtttataataaatacgataacatatacatataacttctgtACCTCGGATTATATCCGATGCAGTGGAGAAGGCCGTAGCAAGAAGGTCCCCTTCTCATCATGCTACGCAGCCCGAAGGAGAGCATGAGATGAGGGAGGAGGAGGTAAGAATGGAGGAGAGAGAGTTCAGTGCCGGTTCTAAGTCTCCTACTGTGGCCGAGGATTTGGAAGAATTGAGGCAGAAAATGAGGGTTTTGGAGGGGCCAATGGAGAGTCGGAATCATGCTCGGGTAGTCACTAAAGTATGCCTTTTGTGGATGCTATTGTCCGGAAACCTTTGGCCGGGCATTTTAAATCCGCAAAAATCAAGGACTACGATGGCAGTGCTAACCCTGAGGAGCATTTGGCCCGGTTTGAGAACATGACCATGTTACATTGCTATGAGGATCGAATTAAGTGCAAAGTGTTCTTAACTACTTTGGTGGACTCGACACAGAGGTGGTTTGAAGGATTGTCCCCCCAGAGCTTTAAATCTTTTGAGGATTTTCAAAAGGCTTTTCTACATCACTTTAGCAGCATCAATAAGTACAAAAAGACTAGttttagtctttttgaagtAAAGCAGAGCCCATAAGAAAGTTTGAGGGCTTACATTCGAAGATTTAATCGTGTTGCTTTGGATGTCCCCTCCTGCGCCCTCGAGACCAAAACAACTACATTCACTCAGGAGCTAAGGGAGGGGGAATTTTTTCGATCATTGACCAAGAAAACTCCCGGAGATTTTGAAGATCTTTTGGTCTGGGAGGAGAAGTATATTAATATAGATGAGGCtcagaagcagaagagggaGGCTTTTAAGAGAGAGAGGGGTGACCGGGTGTCTAGATCcgaggagagagagcagaggaGGGGTAATCTCGGGCATTTTTCTCGCCATGTGCCTTTAAAGATTCCTCGGGACCGAGATGTGCAAGAGTGCAGTGCAGAAAGATCGCAAGATCTGAATCACACTCCACAACCTGAGGCCCGAGAAAAAGGGATTTGGTACCCTTCACAAAGTGTGTTACCATAACACAGAGGATTGCCGGACATTGAAAAGAGATTATGTCCCGTCTACTATCCAGGGACATAATTCACCAAGTAAGAGGCCAAGATTGCCACCCTGAGAAAATTTGCAGCTGGGACCCAGTTCGTGGGAGAGATCGAGAGGTGCCCCTAGTGGGAGGATAAATCAGGAGCCCGAGAGGAGAAAGGTCTCACCCCCTGCCTTTGGGGTAAGGTCTCACCCCCTGCCTTTGggataataaaaatgatatctgAAGGCTCTACTGATGGTGATTCCAATCGGGCTCGGAAGTCGAGGAGTAGGAGAGATTGTATGGAGGTGGAGAGAGTGAGGAGGAGTGAGGCAGTTATTAGCTTTGGCCCGGAAGATCTTAAGGGCGTCAATGTTCCCCATAATGATGCCGTGGTGATCCAAACCCGGGTTGCAAATTATGACATCATGAGGGTTTTTGTTGACTCAGGCAACTCTGTGAATGTTATTTTTAAGGAACCCTCATACAGATGGATTTGTAGGGGTACCAATTGGAGACAATGTAAACTGCACTTTTTGGCTTTGCTGGCCATGCTGTCTACCTGGAGGGAGAGATTGTCTTGCCCTTGACTCTGGGCACTCGGGAGTTGAAAAATACCGCCATGACCACTTTCAACGTCGTGGATGCCCCatcattatataatattattctaTGGCGGTCGGCCATGAATGAGCTAAGGGTCGTGGCATCCATATATCATCAGAAGATTAAATTTCCAGTGAAAACCAAGTGGGAAAAGTCCGGGGAGATCAGCCATATTCCCGGAAATGTTATGTGGAAGTGATCCGGGTGGATCAAAAGAAGGCTAGAAGAGAGGGAAAGAGAGCAAGTGGTGGTGAAGAGGTGGAGAGGGTAGTAGAAAAGGGGGAGGTGCAGTTTGTGGCAGAAGAGGAGCAAGAAGTGGTGGAGATTTGGACAGGCAAGGAGATCCGGGTGGCTCGAGACCTTGAATTATCCACTCGGGTCAGtttcataaactttttaaaaactacttttaatttttttgcctGGTCCCAGCAGGAATTGAGCGGGATCTCACCCGTGATAACTGAGCATCATCTGAACATCCTCCCGAGATTTCAACCTATTAAGCAGAAGAATAGACATTTTTGGCCCTGAGAAGGACAAAGTAATTGATGTACAGATTCGAGATTTGCTGCAAGCCGGCCATATTCGAGAAATACAATTTCATACCTGGCTCTTGAATGTGGTGTTGGTACCAAAGGCTGCTGAGAAATGGAGGATGTGTGTTGATTTTAGAGATATCAACATGCTTGCCCCAAAGACAATTATCCCTTGCCCCGGATTGATCAGTTGGTGGATTCCACCTCAGGGTGTGAATTACTTAGTTTCATGGATGCTTACCAGgggtatcatcaaattcctctggccaagagtgatcaaGATAAAGCTAGCTTCATTACCTCGGGAGGCAAATTTTGCtatattgtcatgccttttggattGAAGAATGCTGGGAATACATATCAACGTCTGATGAATAGAGTATTTGAGAAGCAATCAGGGAGAAACGTGGAGgtgtatgttgatgatatcttgGGCTAGAGAGGGTTCTTACTCCATTTCTGATTTGGAGGAGACTTTTGTCACTCTCATGCATTATGGGATCAAGCTCAATCCAGCCAAGTGTATATTTGGTGTAAAAAGGGGTAAATTTTTGGCCTTGAGAATTGACTCCCGGGTGACTAATAACGAAGCAGAGTATGAGGCTGTTCTTGCCGGTATACAAGCTGCCCGAGAAATTAGAGCTTCCCGGATCATTTTATACTCCGATTCACAATTAATTACCCAACAGATAAAGGGATTTTATGAGGCTAAGGATGACAAAATGCTTAAATATCTAAAGCTCATTAAAGCCCAGAAAGAATCttttgtggattggagtattGAGCAGATCCTCCGGGATGAGAATGGGGAAGCAGATGCTTTGGCCAAAATGGCTGTCTCCTTATCAGAAGTCAATACTCGAGAAGTATTGCATGTTACCCGACTAATTCTTTCCACGGATGAGGAGATATTGCCAGCACCAGAAGATTCCTGGATGACACCTTTGATCAAGTTTATTATCCACAGTGAATTACCTGAAGACAAAACTCAAGCTCAAAAGATCAAAATACAAGTTCACAGGTTTGTTCTTTTAAATAATATCTCATACAGGATATCATTCCAGGGACCTCTGTTGAAGTGCTTACCTATGGTAGATGTGGATTATGTACTTTCAGATATTCATGAAGGATGTTGTGGGGGAGCATCTTGGAGGAATAGCTTTGGTCCGGAAGGCAATGATTTCTGGATTTTGGTGGCCGAGTATAAATCAAGACTCTGCTCGAGTTGTCCGGGCATGTGATGGTTGTCAACATCATTCTAATTTTCAGCACAACCCGGCTACTCTTATGAAGCTCATCTGGGCATCTTGCCCTTTCGATCAATGGGGTATGGATATTGTGGGACCTTTCCCAACTGCTCGAGcgcaaaaaaaatttcttttagtGGCAGTCGACTATTTTTCCAAGTGGGTAGAAGCCGAACCGACGAGGATTAATGAGAAGTAAGTTTTGAAGTTTCTGTGGAAGAACATTGCATGCCGGTTTAGAGTTCCCAGGAGATTAATTTCAGATAATGGAATACAATTTCAGGGAAAAGAGATCACGTCTTGGTGCCAAAAAATGAAGATCACTCAGTCTTTCACTTATGTTGCTTATCCTCAAGCAAATGATCAAACAGAGGTTGTAAACAGAATTATTGTGCAGGGCTTGAAAACTAGGCTACAAGGTAAAGGAAAAGATTGGGTGGAAGAATTGCCTAGTGTTCTCTGGGCATACAGGACTACACCCCGAGAACCGactcaagaaactcctttcagtTTGGTGTATGGTTCTGAAGCAGTTCTTCCTGTTGAGATTGGGCAATCTTCTGCCCAGATAGAATCTTACCCCGATGACAATGATCAGAGCCGGGCGATGGAATTGGATCTGGTTGAGGAGAAGAGAGAGCGGGCTATGATTCGAATGGAAGCTTACCATGGCCGGATTACAAAATCATATAACAAGCGAGTCTGAATCCGAGACTTTCAAATAGGAGATCTGGCGATGAAAAAAGTCAATCCAGCTGGAGATGTTGGTAAATTGGGAGCACATTGGGAATGACCTTTTAATCCGGAAAGTCAGCTCAGGAGCTTTTTATCTGGAGAATGTTCAAGGACGCTCTCTCAAGCGACAATGGAATGtatttcatttgaaaaaatattatgtttaaaagatGTAATTATTGTTTGAAGATATAATGAAGATCTTTTCTGCTCAGAAAGTGCATTGAATGTTATATCTAAAAACACGGGAAGTACAATGCCTCGGTTAAATCCACAAGTCCCGGGACCTGATCCCCggcccagggctccgtaccctggttattaataagcccagggttccgtaacctggctcggggctccgcaccttgaCCATTCCAAGTCTCGGGACCTGATCCTTagcccagggctccgtaccctgatTATTAATAagcccaaggctccgtaccatggctcggggctccgcacctcaaCCATTACAAGTCCGGGACCCGATCCGCAGCCCAGGGCTCCATACCCTGGCTCGAGGCTCCGCACCTCTACCATTCCAAGTCCCGGGACCTGATCTCCGGCCCAGAGCTTCGTACCCTAGTTATTAATAAGCCCATGGCTCcataccctggctcggggctccgcacctcgaccattccaagTCCCGGGACCTGATCCCCTGCCTAGAAGCTCCGTATCCTGGTTATTAATAAGctcagggctccgtaccctggctcagAGCTTTGCAACTTGACCATTTCATTTCACGGGACCTGATCCCAggcccagggctccgtaccctggttaTTAATAAGctcagggctccgtaccctggctcggggttccgcacctcgaccattccaagTCCCGGGACCTGATCTCCTGCCCAgagctccgtaccctggctcggggttCCGTACCTCAATCATTTACTGAGTACATGGATTTATACCCGGCTTAAAGCTCAACATCCCGACTAATTATTGAAATTACCGGCTATTTTACAACACgtagaaaattttgagagaCGTAAACTCGTAAGCTTTCGAGGGTAGGGATAGTAATGATACTATGAGATATGGTATGGTGACATCTAAGTGGAGATTTTTTCCAACACATGGCATGCCAATCCCCAATCGAGCACGAACTGTCAAGCCAAACAAAAACCCACAAACATAATATACTCATCCAATTGTCGTCCTTAAGGCCAACAAGTTTGGCCAATGGAATAATCCGAATCAtggcaaaaaaataataataattcccTCATATCGAGAAAGAAAGTAGGGAAGGGGTCCCTAATATTTGTATGCTTACAAGGGTTTGACATGGCTGAAATTAGAGCAAATAAAATCGAATACAAATCCTAAAAAAAGCCATTGAATTAAGTCTACAATCAAATTCCAAAGGGAATAGAAGCCATGCATTAGAGTTTATACAAACAAGAAAATGACAATAAAACAAGAAggattgtttttctttttcccaAATCACGATCGATCCTCAACCTATGCACATGAGAATATTACCTACTCCACAATTATTTGAGGATGTAGAATAGGATGAATGAATGGGCGATTTGAACGGACACTAGGTTAAAGTTGTTTGACAGCATGGGGAGCTCTGGGTCGAGGTGGTGTTAAAGAAACAACATTGCTAATTCATGGTTGCAATTGATTATG contains the following coding sequences:
- the LOC140985907 gene encoding uncharacterized protein — its product is MISWAREGSYSISDLEETFVTLMHYGIKLNPAKCIFGVKRGKFLALRIDSRVTNNEAEYEAVLAGIQAAREIRASRIILYSDSQLITQQIKGFYEAKDDKMLKYLKLIKAQKESFVDWSIEQILRDENGEADALAKMAVSLSEVNTREVLHVTRLILSTDEEILPAPEDSWMTPLIKFIIHSELPEDKTQAQKIKIQIFMKDVVGEHLGGIALVRKAMISGFWWPSINQDSARVVRACDGCQHHSNFQHNPATLMKLIWASCPFDQWGMDIVGPFPTARAQKKFLLVAVDYFSKWGKEITSWCQKMKITQSFTYVAYPQANDQTEVVNRIIVQGLKTRLQGKGKDWVEELPSVLWAYRTTPREPTQETPFSLVYGSEAVLPVEIGQSSAQIESYPDDNDQSRAMELDLVEEKRERAMIRMEAYHGRITKSYNKRV